The following coding sequences are from one Treponema bryantii window:
- a CDS encoding exonuclease domain-containing protein, which yields MNHKSFVFFDCECANTFDGVGKICSLGYVICDDDLNIIESEDVVMNPECDFDWYLLSGKGDCKLAYSKDYFRIKPNFESYYKDIKKLFTTGNRYIAGFAVSNDVGFVNDACERYDIPYIQFRAFDLERYLERKYEKKQKLVEWAQEFGVNVAKYQSHKSEDDAIMTMLCLKAECMRTGQSVEEIISSPEGKNCFVSNEQILEQAAERAYRREMTEKIKRLYGKKSPMPHFKTVLGERFELDNKILRDVDYAFELVKKIYDNGGVTGEHLTASGNAVFISMPNPEHVKKIEKRGLKIMLLEELEGLLK from the coding sequence ATGAACCACAAGAGTTTTGTTTTTTTTGATTGTGAATGTGCGAATACCTTTGATGGTGTTGGTAAAATCTGTTCGCTTGGTTATGTTATCTGTGATGATGATTTGAATATCATTGAAAGTGAAGATGTTGTAATGAATCCAGAGTGTGATTTCGACTGGTACCTGCTTTCCGGTAAAGGGGATTGTAAGCTCGCATACTCTAAGGATTATTTCCGGATTAAACCTAATTTTGAAAGCTACTATAAGGATATCAAAAAACTGTTTACAACCGGCAATCGTTATATTGCAGGCTTTGCAGTTTCAAATGATGTTGGTTTTGTAAATGATGCCTGCGAGCGTTATGATATTCCTTATATTCAATTCCGTGCTTTTGATCTTGAACGATATCTTGAACGAAAATATGAAAAGAAGCAGAAGCTTGTTGAATGGGCTCAGGAGTTTGGAGTAAACGTAGCAAAATATCAGAGCCATAAATCTGAAGATGATGCAATTATGACAATGCTTTGCCTTAAAGCTGAATGTATGCGAACAGGGCAGAGTGTTGAAGAAATCATTTCAAGTCCTGAAGGAAAAAACTGTTTTGTTTCAAATGAGCAGATTCTTGAACAGGCAGCTGAGCGAGCTTACCGCCGTGAGATGACAGAAAAAATCAAGAGACTTTATGGGAAAAAATCACCGATGCCTCATTTTAAGACAGTGCTAGGTGAGCGTTTCGAACTGGACAATAAAATTCTTCGTGATGTAGATTACGCTTTTGAGCTTGTTAAAAAGATTTATGATAACGGTGGAGTTACCGGTGAGCATCTTACAGCAAGCGGAAATGCAGTTTTTATTTCAATGCCGAATCCAGAACATGTTAAGAAAATTGAAAAACGTGGACTCAAGATTATGCTTCTTGAAGAACTGGAAGGCTTATTGAAATAG
- a CDS encoding HD-GYP domain-containing protein produces MRYQLDSSAHKLLIFRIRQFALVATGTLINVLLSFLMFKLGLPLILDTVGTIVVSALSGMLLLGILTAVISNVVCSIFNEAALYLAFFNALIAIFTVWFLQKHSFKKFGKTILFALALSVFSAIAVSLIQFIILVQGQQSVVSQTAHSFSSAANFPYLISFILVNFLLQIADKGISCLLVMILVKVIPQEKLSIYSLGAWLQRPLSEQELKELKSMRRTVKRSLRSRTTHTLVLSSFMVMILTGWTGLRIYSQNEKAKKTESAWSTVKTAASIIDLDKLDDYIKYGRDAEGYNETAELLSKLWMCASDISYLYVVKPEGMNGRFIFDVDTSIVDEDAEPPYYPGEVIPFEEPFEPYLMDLAEGKLVGPIETNDAWGWLLTVYYPVTDSLGNMKCYVGADVSLQYIADYMFVFFMKIILTMAGFFILIVAFALWKTGVYTSIPISTMTSCLERFAMSGEDQEKLDENVRIIRSLDIHTEDEVEKLYKAICKMTLNQAEQMRDIRHLSDSTLKMQDGLIITMADMVESRDSDTGAHVQKTAAYVRIIVEGLKKKGYYAQKITPKFISDVVRSAPLHDVGKINIPDGVLNKPGKLTDEEFEIMKSHTTAGKILLENAISSVQGENYLKEARNMAAYHHERWDGKGYPEKLHGEVIPLSARIMAVADVFDALTSPRVYKPAFPIEKALEILQEGAGTQFDAKCIEVFMDALPEVKMILKKYSSVVY; encoded by the coding sequence GTGAGATATCAGTTAGACAGTTCTGCGCATAAATTACTAATTTTTCGCATTCGCCAGTTTGCACTTGTAGCAACAGGAACCTTAATAAATGTTCTGCTGTCATTCCTGATGTTCAAACTTGGATTACCTCTGATTCTCGATACTGTTGGTACAATAGTTGTTTCAGCTTTAAGCGGTATGCTTTTGCTGGGAATTCTGACGGCTGTAATTTCAAATGTTGTATGTTCTATTTTTAATGAGGCTGCTCTTTACCTTGCCTTCTTTAATGCTCTGATAGCAATCTTTACAGTCTGGTTCTTACAGAAACATTCCTTTAAGAAATTTGGAAAGACAATTCTTTTTGCTCTTGCTCTTTCAGTTTTTTCTGCAATTGCGGTTTCATTGATTCAATTTATTATATTGGTGCAGGGACAGCAGTCTGTTGTTTCTCAGACGGCACATTCATTTTCTTCTGCTGCAAATTTTCCATATCTGATTTCTTTTATACTTGTTAACTTTTTACTTCAGATAGCAGATAAAGGAATATCGTGTTTACTGGTAATGATTCTTGTGAAAGTTATACCACAGGAAAAACTCAGTATTTATTCTTTAGGCGCATGGTTACAGAGGCCTCTGTCTGAACAGGAATTAAAAGAATTAAAAAGCATGCGCAGAACTGTAAAACGTTCTCTGCGTTCCAGAACAACTCATACTTTAGTTCTGTCTTCCTTCATGGTAATGATTCTTACAGGATGGACTGGCCTTCGTATTTATTCTCAAAATGAAAAAGCTAAAAAAACAGAAAGTGCCTGGAGTACAGTGAAAACTGCCGCATCAATTATTGATCTTGATAAACTTGATGATTATATAAAATATGGAAGAGATGCAGAAGGGTATAATGAAACTGCTGAACTCCTTTCAAAATTGTGGATGTGTGCATCTGATATTTCTTACCTTTATGTTGTGAAGCCTGAAGGTATGAACGGCAGATTTATTTTTGATGTAGATACAAGCATAGTTGATGAAGATGCAGAACCTCCATATTACCCGGGAGAAGTCATTCCTTTTGAGGAACCTTTTGAACCATATCTTATGGATCTTGCAGAAGGAAAACTTGTTGGTCCTATAGAAACAAACGATGCCTGGGGCTGGCTGCTTACAGTTTATTACCCTGTAACTGATAGCCTGGGAAATATGAAATGCTATGTTGGAGCAGATGTTTCTCTTCAATACATAGCAGATTATATGTTTGTATTCTTTATGAAAATTATCCTGACAATGGCAGGTTTCTTTATTTTAATTGTAGCCTTTGCTTTATGGAAAACCGGAGTATACACTTCAATTCCTATAAGTACCATGACTTCTTGTCTTGAACGTTTTGCTATGTCTGGTGAAGATCAGGAAAAACTTGATGAAAATGTAAGGATTATCCGCTCTCTTGATATTCATACTGAGGACGAGGTTGAAAAACTTTACAAGGCTATCTGTAAGATGACACTTAATCAGGCAGAGCAGATGCGTGATATCAGACATCTTTCGGATTCAACTCTTAAGATGCAGGATGGCCTGATTATTACAATGGCGGATATGGTAGAAAGCCGCGATTCTGATACTGGTGCTCACGTTCAGAAAACGGCTGCCTATGTAAGAATCATCGTAGAAGGTTTAAAAAAGAAAGGCTACTATGCTCAGAAAATTACACCTAAATTTATTTCTGATGTTGTACGTTCGGCTCCGCTTCATGATGTTGGAAAAATCAATATTCCAGATGGAGTTTTGAATAAGCCTGGAAAACTTACTGATGAAGAATTTGAGATTATGAAAAGTCATACAACTGCAGGTAAGATTCTTCTTGAAAATGCAATCAGCTCTGTTCAGGGTGAAAACTATTTGAAAGAAGCCCGTAATATGGCAGCTTATCATCATGAGAGATGGGATGGAAAAGGCTATCCAGAAAAACTTCACGGTGAGGTAATTCCGCTTTCTGCGCGTATTATGGCTGTTGCAGATGTTTTTGATGCGCTTACTTCTCCGCGTGTTTATAAACCTGCCTTTCCAATTGAAAAGGCTCTGGAGATTCTTCAGGAAGGTGCAGGAACTCAGTTTGATGCAAAATGTATAGAAGTGTTTATGGATGCACTGCCAGAAGTAAAGATGATTTTAAAGAAATATAGTTCTGTGGTTTATTAA
- a CDS encoding ATP-binding protein has product MTAKMIKAKIKKSLKFSLLVIFALTGTLKLSAVESHKIGGGYAVTGQIVQTGYTCEIYNATNGLPTSDANYILGSTDGYVWICGYAGVIRYDGSVFERLPPVNGLTSGRVLFEDSRHRIWVGTNDNGVVVIDGEKMRHYTFREGLPSSSIRTFAEDLEGNIFIGTTSGLAYVDAIGQLTTLSNEVLDEERILKLDSDSRGNIYGQTKNGLIFIINNCAVTNIYSSAELGIEKITTIMADPVVPGNLYYGTESSYIYYGGFGNKAEFMTKINVSPLENIHWLSYDCGRVWISSTSTIGYLDKKNQFKIPSNIPMNHNIEMSTSDYQGNIWMASSTQGVMKLVTNNFVDLSEQAQLPKETVNATCLHNGLLYIGTDRGLQILKNTTPVNNKLTEYIGTARIRCIITDKNENIWVATYTNNLGIVCQKKDGTIISYTTANGLLSNQIRCLSAASDGRILAGTNSGLAVIKDGKVLATYGTEQGIRNTEFITVAEGDDGSVYCGSDGDGIYIIGKDGISKIGRNEGLSSDVIMKIKKDEERDVYWIITSNSIECLRNGSIKTISSMPYNNNYDIHFNDKDEAWILSSYGVFAINADNLFYDYIKDYRIFTIANGLPYSITGNSYSAYDESGNLYIAGREGVVFVNLNHFYDAKTNIKIALNSIYCENQRILPNADGSFTLPPSHGRVKLNVSVLDYSLENPYVRVFLEGHFDDGITAQRNALTSLEYTRLAYGNYNLHVQILDDNKTDVLSSRTFAIVKKPMLGELWVFRIFILALGTIIIGLIVWRLMKSTVIRHQYAEVRLAKEEAERANMAKSRFLSNMSQEILTPINTIMGMNEMIMREDFTNVPRGYFISIMNYAFGIRGASQSLLTFVTDVLEMTKIETGKMELVQSEYEVQGMLYSIIDPLRSIIADKGLKIDIKIDEMLPKRLYGDLGKIRQVMFKLLSNAIEYTEKGSIEFKLSLVSRNDSECSLCFSVKDTGIGIKTENLDQLFVASDDQHKNLGLRISKKFAELMSGELVCHSVYGQGSEFIFTLNQKIIDSTPLGVFNEQNEEANIKGPYIPEFIAPDADILVADENQMNLEIIKNLLKATKVFVTTASNAEDSLEKLRKSFFNIAFIDQKLILNLEEDFIGKIREKNPDLPVYIITENTFTGEQKYKDMGYKGCLYTPIDSLLLERIIMRNLPEQMMQQPPKGYFSEALTEFPVMLNWMKDVEGISVEEGVKNSVGVSGFIRGIQLFYETIDENAQNIENAYMKGDFEVYKAKIQMIKNSAYIIGADTLLQLAAKLEEACDKDDKIYIASHTDDLLKVYTSFKDKLSAIEES; this is encoded by the coding sequence GTGACGGCAAAAATGATTAAGGCAAAAATCAAGAAATCTCTAAAATTCTCGCTTTTAGTTATTTTTGCATTAACAGGAACATTGAAATTATCTGCCGTTGAAAGTCATAAAATAGGCGGCGGTTATGCAGTTACAGGACAGATTGTACAGACCGGATATACCTGTGAAATATATAATGCAACAAACGGACTTCCAACTTCAGATGCAAACTATATTCTTGGCTCCACAGATGGTTATGTATGGATTTGTGGTTATGCAGGCGTAATCCGCTATGATGGTTCTGTCTTTGAAAGACTGCCTCCAGTTAATGGACTGACAAGCGGTCGTGTTTTATTTGAAGACAGCAGGCACAGAATATGGGTTGGAACCAATGATAATGGTGTTGTAGTTATAGACGGTGAAAAGATGCGGCATTATACCTTTAGAGAAGGGCTGCCATCTTCTTCAATTAGAACTTTTGCAGAAGATCTTGAAGGTAATATTTTTATTGGTACAACTTCGGGGCTTGCGTATGTAGATGCAATCGGCCAGTTGACAACGCTTTCTAATGAAGTTTTAGATGAAGAAAGAATCCTGAAACTGGATTCTGATTCACGTGGAAATATCTACGGCCAGACAAAAAATGGACTTATTTTTATTATCAATAACTGCGCGGTTACAAACATCTATTCAAGTGCAGAACTTGGAATTGAAAAGATAACCACGATTATGGCTGATCCTGTAGTTCCTGGAAACTTATATTATGGAACAGAATCAAGTTATATTTACTATGGTGGATTCGGTAACAAAGCTGAGTTCATGACAAAAATCAATGTATCACCTTTGGAAAATATTCACTGGCTTAGTTATGACTGTGGACGAGTCTGGATATCTTCTACTTCAACTATTGGTTATCTTGATAAGAAAAATCAGTTTAAGATTCCTTCTAATATTCCCATGAATCATAATATAGAAATGTCAACTTCAGATTATCAGGGTAATATCTGGATGGCTTCTTCAACTCAGGGAGTAATGAAACTTGTTACGAATAATTTTGTTGATCTTTCTGAACAGGCTCAGCTTCCAAAAGAAACTGTAAATGCAACCTGTCTTCATAATGGTTTACTTTATATAGGAACTGACCGTGGGCTTCAGATTCTTAAAAATACAACTCCTGTTAATAATAAACTTACTGAATATATAGGCACTGCCCGTATACGCTGTATTATTACAGATAAGAATGAAAATATCTGGGTTGCGACATATACAAATAATCTTGGAATAGTATGTCAGAAAAAAGATGGTACAATAATTTCTTATACAACTGCAAACGGTCTTTTAAGTAATCAAATCCGATGTTTAAGTGCAGCTTCTGATGGAAGGATTCTGGCAGGAACAAACAGCGGGCTTGCAGTTATTAAAGATGGCAAAGTTTTGGCTACCTATGGAACAGAACAGGGAATCAGAAATACGGAATTTATTACAGTCGCAGAAGGTGATGATGGTTCTGTTTATTGCGGCAGTGATGGTGATGGAATTTATATAATTGGAAAAGACGGCATCTCTAAAATTGGCCGCAATGAAGGTCTTTCGAGCGATGTCATAATGAAAATTAAAAAAGATGAAGAGAGAGATGTTTACTGGATTATTACTTCTAATTCAATTGAATGTCTTCGAAATGGTTCAATAAAAACTATTTCAAGTATGCCATATAACAATAATTATGATATTCATTTTAACGACAAGGATGAAGCATGGATCCTTTCATCTTATGGTGTTTTTGCGATTAATGCAGACAATCTGTTTTATGACTATATAAAGGATTATAGAATTTTTACAATTGCTAACGGACTTCCATATTCAATAACAGGAAATTCCTATAGTGCCTATGATGAATCTGGAAATCTTTATATTGCAGGAAGAGAAGGTGTTGTTTTTGTTAATCTGAATCATTTCTATGATGCAAAAACAAATATTAAAATTGCACTGAATTCTATTTATTGTGAGAATCAGAGAATCTTGCCTAACGCAGACGGAAGTTTTACTCTGCCACCATCTCACGGACGCGTTAAGCTTAATGTATCTGTTTTGGATTACTCTCTTGAAAATCCTTATGTACGGGTATTCCTTGAAGGTCATTTTGATGATGGTATTACTGCACAGCGAAATGCTTTAACTTCTCTGGAATATACAAGACTCGCATACGGAAATTATAATCTGCATGTTCAGATTCTTGATGATAATAAAACAGATGTTCTTTCTTCACGGACTTTTGCTATTGTAAAAAAGCCAATGCTTGGAGAACTCTGGGTTTTCAGAATCTTCATTCTTGCTTTGGGAACAATTATAATCGGTCTTATTGTATGGCGTCTTATGAAATCAACAGTTATAAGACATCAGTATGCAGAAGTCCGTCTTGCAAAAGAAGAAGCAGAACGTGCAAATATGGCAAAATCCCGCTTCCTTTCAAATATGTCTCAGGAAATCCTTACTCCTATAAATACCATTATGGGAATGAATGAGATGATTATGCGTGAGGATTTTACTAACGTTCCTAGAGGCTATTTTATATCGATTATGAATTACGCTTTCGGTATAAGGGGTGCTTCACAGTCTCTTCTAACTTTTGTGACCGATGTTCTTGAAATGACAAAAATTGAAACTGGAAAAATGGAACTTGTTCAAAGTGAATATGAAGTACAGGGAATGTTGTATTCAATCATTGATCCACTCCGATCTATTATTGCAGATAAAGGTTTAAAAATTGATATCAAAATTGATGAAATGCTCCCGAAGCGTCTTTATGGAGATTTAGGAAAAATCAGGCAGGTAATGTTTAAATTGCTATCAAATGCCATAGAATACACAGAGAAGGGCAGCATAGAATTTAAGCTTTCACTTGTTTCCAGAAATGATTCAGAATGCAGTCTTTGTTTTTCTGTAAAAGATACTGGAATTGGAATTAAAACTGAAAATCTGGATCAGCTCTTTGTTGCTTCAGACGATCAGCATAAAAATCTTGGACTGAGAATCTCAAAGAAATTTGCAGAACTGATGAGCGGAGAACTCGTATGCCATAGTGTATATGGTCAGGGCTCTGAGTTTATTTTTACTCTTAATCAAAAAATCATTGATTCAACACCACTTGGAGTTTTCAATGAACAGAATGAAGAAGCTAATATAAAAGGTCCTTATATTCCTGAGTTTATTGCTCCTGATGCTGATATTCTTGTTGCAGATGAAAATCAGATGAATCTTGAAATAATCAAAAATCTCTTAAAAGCAACAAAGGTTTTTGTTACAACTGCATCTAATGCTGAGGATAGCCTTGAAAAACTGAGAAAGAGTTTCTTTAATATTGCATTTATAGATCAGAAGCTTATTCTAAATCTGGAAGAGGATTTTATTGGAAAAATCAGGGAGAAAAATCCAGATCTTCCAGTTTATATAATTACAGAAAATACATTTACAGGTGAACAGAAATATAAAGATATGGGCTATAAGGGCTGTCTTTATACACCTATAGACAGTCTTCTTCTGGAACGAATCATAATGCGAAATCTTCCGGAACAGATGATGCAGCAGCCCCCAAAAGGTTATTTTTCAGAAGCCTTAACTGAATTTCCGGTTATGTTAAACTGGATGAAAGATGTTGAAGGAATTTCTGTTGAAGAAGGTGTTAAGAATTCTGTCGGTGTAAGTGGTTTTATCCGAGGAATACAACTTTTCTATGAAACAATCGACGAAAATGCGCAGAATATAGAAAATGCCTATATGAAAGGAGATTTTGAAGTTTATAAAGCAAAGATTCAAATGATTAAGAACTCTGCTTATATTATAGGAGCTGATACTCTGCTTCAGCTTGCTGCAAAACTTGAAGAGGCTTGTGATAAAGATGATAAAATATATATCGCCTCTCATACAGATGATCTTCTAAAAGTATATACTTCATTTAAAGATAAGCTTAGTGCCATTGAGGAGTCGTAA
- a CDS encoding diguanylate cyclase has protein sequence MFDFIRNHQMNIMLILTAICMLMAFMLLITRFLPKRRKWILIVLELIAAGLIGFDRLTYIYNGDNSSFGYVMTRLSNFLVFSLTSGIVLCFNYYLEDLLASQKIRVHFKRLTVVKIATIVEILLVVINLFTGGYYSFTEKNVYFRGSFFLICYIVPVVCPIIQLSVILKYRKSFSRFIYMAMFIYIVVPIVVGIIQIFTYGLSIVNMAIVMSSITMYFFTYLDINDEVIRAHNLELFSLKAEQRMMKDLFGQTAEAFTKAVEECDAKSKGKAKKAADIARKIAEESGKSKDECEEVYYAALLHKVASDEVLNGIKDYPYLAETARYCKDRYDGKDNKSGLVGDEIPEIARIVAVADAWCFYTEENKERKAIPNVVIREEFLKEAGAKFDPHFSKVMVHLMDIQTFGQISATEDKLETELSCSNYRENVSLGIPVSRNITKISFKSKILKENETEATFSAPSLVIFDSFDKHVYETEKLIESYRYVEYGELWFDGHSISTNARNIEVKVKEKNGSDKWNNPEGLYTIISGRYEDHLKLDLETENKIVSVIIALSDSSKSVYIGLTGENCQLSDIKVEETDKQYGENDIPRISEKVSYIDRIEADIPNIQINSPCGVYTDGIKIKENMTLAFHTMSFPESSFVWHCPSIVLFYSEDGKVGGPGYREYAFIKLDGEDNGSNDYAENHFSMNKKSAFQDWSEWKNFNKAGFDCEIEFQKKDKTVVFHTENYGINIKNTTTILDENNLIYVALTGDQCAITDIRMR, from the coding sequence ATGTTTGATTTTATAAGAAATCATCAGATGAACATTATGCTCATTCTTACTGCAATTTGTATGCTAATGGCATTTATGCTTCTTATTACAAGATTCCTTCCAAAAAGAAGAAAGTGGATTCTTATTGTTCTGGAATTGATTGCTGCAGGCCTTATTGGTTTTGACCGTCTTACATATATTTATAATGGAGATAATTCCAGCTTTGGCTATGTAATGACAAGGCTTTCTAACTTTTTAGTTTTTTCTCTGACTTCGGGAATTGTACTTTGTTTTAATTATTATCTGGAAGATTTACTGGCAAGCCAGAAAATTAGAGTCCACTTTAAAAGACTTACAGTTGTCAAAATTGCTACTATTGTTGAGATTCTTTTAGTTGTAATAAATCTTTTTACGGGCGGTTATTATTCCTTCACCGAAAAGAATGTATATTTCCGTGGCTCATTTTTCTTAATCTGTTATATAGTTCCAGTAGTTTGCCCAATAATTCAGCTTTCAGTAATTCTCAAATATAGAAAATCTTTCAGCCGTTTTATTTATATGGCTATGTTCATCTATATTGTCGTGCCGATTGTTGTGGGAATAATTCAGATTTTTACTTATGGTCTTTCAATTGTTAATATGGCCATTGTTATGTCATCCATCACAATGTACTTTTTTACTTATCTTGATATTAACGATGAAGTTATCAGAGCACATAATCTCGAATTGTTTTCTTTAAAAGCAGAACAGAGAATGATGAAAGACTTGTTCGGACAGACCGCAGAAGCTTTTACAAAAGCAGTCGAAGAGTGTGATGCAAAATCAAAGGGGAAAGCAAAGAAGGCTGCAGATATTGCAAGAAAGATTGCAGAAGAAAGCGGAAAGAGCAAGGATGAGTGTGAAGAGGTTTACTATGCAGCACTTTTACATAAGGTTGCAAGTGACGAGGTTCTTAATGGTATAAAAGATTATCCATACCTTGCTGAAACTGCCCGTTATTGTAAAGACAGATATGATGGAAAAGATAATAAGTCTGGACTTGTTGGAGATGAAATTCCTGAAATTGCTCGTATTGTTGCTGTTGCAGATGCCTGGTGTTTTTATACCGAAGAAAATAAAGAAAGAAAAGCGATTCCTAATGTTGTAATACGTGAAGAATTCCTAAAGGAAGCTGGTGCGAAATTTGATCCGCATTTTTCAAAGGTAATGGTTCATCTTATGGATATTCAGACTTTTGGTCAGATTTCTGCAACCGAAGATAAACTTGAAACTGAACTTTCATGCAGTAATTATCGTGAAAATGTTTCACTTGGAATTCCTGTTTCCCGTAACATCACTAAAATCAGTTTTAAAAGTAAGATTCTAAAAGAGAATGAAACGGAAGCAACTTTTAGTGCTCCTTCATTAGTGATTTTTGATTCTTTTGATAAACATGTTTATGAAACAGAAAAACTTATAGAATCATATCGCTATGTTGAATACGGTGAACTCTGGTTTGACGGCCATTCAATCAGTACGAATGCCCGAAACATAGAAGTTAAGGTAAAAGAAAAAAATGGTTCTGATAAATGGAATAATCCGGAAGGGCTGTATACAATAATATCTGGAAGATATGAAGATCACCTGAAACTTGATTTAGAGACTGAAAACAAAATAGTAAGTGTTATTATTGCACTTTCTGACAGTTCTAAATCTGTATATATTGGTCTTACCGGTGAAAATTGTCAGCTAAGTGACATTAAGGTTGAAGAAACCGATAAACAGTATGGCGAAAATGATATTCCACGTATTTCTGAAAAGGTAAGTTATATAGATAGAATTGAGGCTGATATTCCAAATATTCAGATAAACAGTCCATGCGGTGTTTATACAGATGGAATTAAAATTAAGGAAAATATGACTTTAGCTTTTCATACTATGAGTTTTCCGGAATCTTCGTTTGTATGGCACTGTCCATCGATTGTATTGTTTTATTCAGAAGATGGAAAGGTTGGTGGCCCGGGCTATCGTGAATATGCATTCATTAAACTGGATGGAGAAGATAACGGTTCAAATGATTATGCTGAAAATCATTTTTCAATGAATAAAAAATCAGCGTTCCAGGACTGGAGTGAATGGAAAAACTTTAATAAAGCTGGTTTTGACTGCGAAATTGAATTCCAGAAAAAAGATAAGACTGTTGTATTTCACACAGAAAATTATGGTATAAATATCAAAAATACAACTACAATTCTTGATGAGAATAATTTGATCTATGTTGCCCTTACGGGTGATCAGTGTGCAATTACTGATATAAGAATGAGGTAA